In Bacteroidales bacterium, one DNA window encodes the following:
- a CDS encoding TonB-dependent receptor yields the protein MKPIFILIIAFLSFHQLSGQVTVKGRVVDDQQVAQPGVTVQIKNTFKGTITGADGSYSLVVQPSDTLVFSMVGMATQVFAVGDKTEINVTLAVETTMMEEVVVVGYGTQRVKDLTAPVVTVKGAELSKQATSNAMQALQGRVPGVQIINSGVPGSGASVKIRGVGSIGDYANPLYVVDGVFVDNIDFLGAGDIEDVTVLKDASAAAIYGVRAANGVVLITTRKGISIKPTVKYDGYYGIQLPVNIMKMATKNQYVELMNEANADATGYIPKDPNNYPASTDWYQKLVRTAPMSGHSLDISGGENKTSYSFGGSYIYQEGIMNTRNDYSRYNIRGRLDQDVNQYIKIGLNAIITNYQQHNPNQGAFFGAYVNPPVYPIYNDQNTEAYPVKFDSPQRYGFGNQYGNPVASAYYTDNFEKGNKLVFNGYVELRPIKDKLSLKISYNQDQGNYTLRSFVPEFNVGGSQGVRKSMLNRTFGNSLKQILDNTITYKNQAGQLSYSILLGQSSRLEVWDNMTGTAKDVPGLDDQSKYLHLGSTLDRYADDAAERHFSISYFTRGTLNYADKYLATLTFRADGSQKFQKKWGYFPSIGLGWTLTRENFMENQQIFSYLKMRASWGMMGNANVPANSNLVLGQTGAGSSGIFGDNLVPGMGALTVIPYSMRWEVVDEFDGGFDFTLKGEKLSGALDFYRRVTHDVIFYTPIPTGGGTVEQLRNNGKVLNEGIELSLNYTQQYAGGLKMNIGFNVTANKNKVLELQGRDYIPGAMIRGNYTTRTAVGHPIGSFYGYEIAGVYKTEGEALLDPVSQTIKNAGFFKYKDQNGDNVINEKDKLYLGSPVPWLTSGLDIGFNYHLFDLSISFMGQLGNKILNAKRMNRDVFTDGNYDQDFYENRWTPDQKSDKYPSAAAYNYSFIQQANDFFVENGSFVRIQNIQAGYTTSKIKFIPSLRIYISAQRPFTFFTYKGFTPEIGGNPISSGIDNSVYPLQAVYTVGLTASF from the coding sequence ATGAAACCTATTTTTATTCTGATCATAGCATTTTTGTCGTTTCATCAACTTTCCGGCCAGGTAACGGTTAAGGGCCGCGTGGTTGACGACCAGCAGGTAGCCCAGCCGGGTGTGACCGTGCAGATCAAAAACACATTTAAAGGTACAATTACGGGCGCCGACGGTTCCTATTCATTAGTTGTACAACCCTCAGATACCCTCGTTTTCTCAATGGTTGGTATGGCAACACAGGTTTTCGCGGTGGGTGACAAAACCGAAATTAATGTTACCCTGGCTGTCGAAACCACAATGATGGAAGAAGTAGTAGTAGTCGGATACGGCACACAGCGTGTAAAAGATCTCACAGCACCCGTAGTTACTGTTAAAGGAGCCGAACTCTCAAAACAGGCAACTTCCAATGCCATGCAGGCCCTTCAGGGCAGAGTGCCGGGTGTGCAAATCATTAACAGCGGTGTTCCCGGCAGCGGTGCTTCTGTAAAAATCAGGGGTGTGGGTTCCATCGGTGATTATGCTAACCCTCTTTATGTTGTGGATGGGGTATTTGTGGATAATATCGATTTCCTGGGAGCCGGAGACATTGAAGATGTCACCGTGCTTAAAGATGCTTCCGCTGCAGCAATCTACGGAGTAAGGGCAGCTAACGGCGTTGTACTTATAACAACCAGGAAAGGCATCTCCATTAAGCCCACAGTAAAATATGATGGTTATTATGGTATTCAGCTACCGGTGAATATAATGAAAATGGCTACCAAAAACCAGTATGTCGAGTTAATGAACGAGGCTAATGCAGATGCAACAGGTTATATTCCCAAAGATCCGAATAACTATCCTGCCAGCACCGACTGGTATCAGAAGCTGGTAAGAACTGCCCCTATGAGCGGGCATAGTCTTGACATATCAGGCGGTGAAAATAAAACTTCCTATTCATTCGGTGGAAGTTACATATACCAGGAAGGGATCATGAATACAAGGAACGATTACAGCCGCTACAATATCCGTGGCCGCCTTGATCAGGATGTGAACCAGTATATTAAAATCGGCCTGAACGCCATTATTACCAATTACCAGCAACACAACCCCAACCAGGGTGCCTTCTTCGGAGCCTATGTGAATCCGCCGGTTTATCCTATATATAATGATCAGAATACAGAAGCATACCCTGTAAAGTTTGATTCACCACAGCGGTATGGCTTCGGTAACCAGTACGGAAACCCGGTTGCATCAGCCTATTATACCGATAATTTTGAAAAGGGGAATAAACTGGTTTTTAACGGTTATGTTGAACTTCGCCCGATCAAAGACAAACTCAGCCTTAAGATATCTTATAACCAGGATCAGGGCAATTACACGCTCAGGTCCTTCGTACCTGAATTTAATGTCGGCGGTTCACAGGGTGTGAGAAAGAGTATGCTGAACCGGACATTCGGTAACAGCCTGAAACAGATTCTTGATAATACAATAACATACAAAAACCAGGCAGGACAGCTCAGTTATTCCATTCTGCTCGGCCAGTCATCGCGACTTGAAGTATGGGATAACATGACAGGCACAGCCAAGGATGTTCCGGGGCTTGATGATCAGTCGAAATACCTTCACCTTGGTTCTACATTGGACCGATATGCCGATGATGCAGCTGAAAGACATTTCAGTATATCGTATTTTACGCGGGGCACATTGAACTATGCGGATAAATACCTGGCCACACTCACATTCAGGGCAGACGGCAGTCAGAAATTCCAGAAAAAATGGGGTTATTTTCCTTCAATCGGATTGGGATGGACGCTTACCCGTGAGAACTTTATGGAGAACCAGCAAATCTTCAGTTACCTGAAAATGCGTGCAAGCTGGGGAATGATGGGTAATGCAAACGTACCGGCAAATTCTAACCTTGTGCTGGGACAGACCGGTGCCGGAAGTTCGGGCATTTTCGGCGATAACCTGGTGCCGGGAATGGGAGCTCTCACCGTTATACCCTATTCAATGCGCTGGGAGGTTGTGGATGAATTCGACGGCGGATTCGACTTTACATTAAAAGGAGAAAAGCTGTCCGGTGCACTCGATTTTTACAGGCGTGTAACCCACGATGTAATTTTTTACACGCCGATCCCAACAGGCGGCGGCACTGTTGAGCAATTACGGAACAACGGCAAAGTGCTGAATGAAGGGATCGAACTCAGCCTGAATTATACTCAGCAGTATGCCGGGGGACTTAAAATGAACATCGGTTTCAACGTAACCGCAAACAAGAATAAAGTTCTTGAATTGCAGGGACGAGATTACATCCCGGGAGCCATGATCCGTGGTAACTACACAACCCGCACAGCAGTTGGCCATCCTATAGGTTCTTTCTATGGATACGAAATAGCAGGCGTTTACAAAACGGAAGGAGAAGCCCTGCTCGACCCGGTTAGCCAGACAATTAAAAACGCAGGTTTTTTTAAATACAAAGATCAGAATGGCGATAATGTTATAAACGAAAAGGATAAGTTATACCTTGGGAGCCCGGTACCGTGGCTGACTTCCGGACTTGACATAGGCTTTAACTACCATTTGTTCGATCTGAGCATTTCATTTATGGGGCAGCTTGGAAATAAAATTCTGAATGCCAAACGGATGAATCGTGATGTATTTACCGATGGCAATTATGACCAGGATTTCTATGAGAACCGTTGGACCCCGGATCAAAAATCGGATAAATACCCCTCCGCTGCCGCCTACAACTATTCGTTCATACAGCAGGCCAATGATTTTTTTGTGGAGAACGGATCTTTTGTCAGAATTCAGAATATACAGGCCGGATATACAACAAGTAAGATAAAGTTTATTCCATCCCTGAGAATTTACATATCGGCTCAAAGACCTTTCACGTTCTTTACCTACAAAGGTTTTACTCCCGAAATCGGAGGGAACCCGATCTCCAGTGGCATCGACAATTCGGTTTACCCGCTTCAGGCAGTTTACACAGTAGGTTTAACAGCCAGTTTCTAA
- a CDS encoding MFS transporter, whose product MNRKFSHPNNKRSRYFGFDRNIFFTGITSFLTDTSIKMVYSVMPLFLLSIGASKTTLSLIEGIAESTASLLKAVSGFWSDRVGRNKPFMIIGYGLTALVTPLYAGVISPLQVLFLRFAERIGKGLRTAPRDSLISASIQKNEAGKSFGFHKAMDNSGAIIGPLIAFLFLALFPLKYEYIFIAAGLPALLGVISVIVFIREARTDSGSTKVRLSSWKQLPRNYFIVLGILFIFSLGNSTDALLLVKTSESGVKSTYIPFIYMIFNSVSVLLAIPAGKLSDRIGREKLITWGFLVYALVYFLFGTFSSIPLLILAFVFYGVYSAFSDGSQKALISDLTGTAIKGTGFGIYHAMLGITLLPASLIAGLLYDRVTPAAAFYFGGAMAILAASLMALFQKAQKRKLSVSN is encoded by the coding sequence ATGAACCGTAAATTCAGCCACCCGAACAACAAAAGATCACGTTATTTCGGATTCGACCGCAATATCTTCTTCACCGGTATTACAAGCTTCCTTACCGACACTTCCATCAAAATGGTGTACAGTGTGATGCCACTATTCCTGTTGTCGATAGGCGCATCAAAAACAACCTTGTCGCTGATTGAAGGTATTGCTGAAAGTACGGCTTCTCTTCTAAAAGCCGTTTCGGGGTTCTGGAGTGACCGGGTGGGACGGAACAAACCATTTATGATAATCGGATACGGATTGACAGCATTGGTAACTCCTTTATATGCCGGTGTTATAAGTCCATTGCAGGTACTGTTCCTCCGTTTTGCCGAACGCATAGGTAAAGGGTTACGTACAGCTCCGAGGGACAGCCTCATCAGTGCCTCTATTCAAAAAAATGAAGCAGGGAAAAGTTTCGGATTTCACAAAGCTATGGATAACAGCGGAGCCATCATCGGACCACTGATTGCCTTCTTGTTTCTGGCTCTGTTTCCGCTGAAGTATGAGTATATTTTTATAGCCGCAGGCTTGCCGGCTTTGCTTGGTGTCATTTCAGTCATTGTTTTTATCCGTGAAGCCCGCACCGATTCAGGCAGCACCAAAGTCCGCCTGTCCTCATGGAAGCAGCTGCCACGAAACTATTTTATTGTCCTCGGAATTCTGTTTATCTTTTCTCTTGGAAATTCAACTGACGCACTTCTCCTGGTGAAGACAAGTGAAAGTGGGGTCAAATCGACGTATATTCCCTTTATCTACATGATTTTTAATTCGGTTTCCGTTCTTCTGGCCATACCTGCAGGGAAGCTATCCGACCGAATCGGTCGCGAAAAACTGATTACATGGGGATTCCTTGTATACGCGCTTGTCTATTTTCTTTTCGGTACTTTCAGTTCAATTCCCTTGCTCATCCTGGCCTTTGTTTTTTATGGCGTCTATAGTGCTTTCAGTGATGGAAGCCAGAAAGCCCTCATTTCTGATCTGACTGGAACTGCTATAAAAGGAACAGGTTTCGGAATATACCATGCCATGCTCGGCATCACGCTGTTGCCTGCAAGTCTGATTGCCGGACTTCTCTACGATCGTGTAACTCCTGCTGCAGCTTTCTATTTCGGCGGAGCAATGGCCATTCTGGCGGCTTCACTTATGGCATTATTTCAAAAAGCGCAAAAAAGAAAATTATCGGTTTCTAATTAA
- a CDS encoding cation diffusion facilitator family transporter translates to MSSEKVKTARLSIISNSLLITMKVVAGLISGSVSILSEAIHSGMDLLAAIIAFFSVKFSNTPPDKEHPYGHGKFENVSGVIEAMLIFVAAGWIIYEAIHKISNPTKVENIQIGSVVMGISAIVNFLVSKKLYKVARKTDSIALEADALHLKTDVLTSLGVAVGLILIWITRWTILDPVVAIIVALMIIRESYRLLKNAFSPLLDASLSDEENKIIREEITKRNIGFHDLRTRKSGHYRFAELHLEMPENMSLKEVHSICDQIESEIENKIAHININIHVEPVNEP, encoded by the coding sequence ATGTCTTCAGAAAAAGTTAAAACTGCCAGGCTTTCCATAATCTCAAACTCGCTTTTAATCACAATGAAAGTGGTGGCCGGGCTCATCAGCGGATCTGTGAGTATCCTTTCAGAGGCCATTCATTCAGGGATGGACCTTCTGGCAGCCATTATTGCCTTTTTTTCGGTCAAGTTTTCTAACACCCCTCCGGATAAGGAACATCCTTACGGACACGGTAAATTTGAAAATGTTTCAGGGGTTATTGAAGCCATGCTCATCTTTGTGGCTGCAGGCTGGATCATTTACGAAGCCATTCATAAAATATCAAATCCCACAAAAGTCGAAAATATTCAGATCGGCAGTGTTGTTATGGGCATTTCAGCTATTGTCAATTTTCTCGTTTCAAAAAAACTCTACAAAGTGGCCCGCAAAACCGATTCGATTGCCCTTGAAGCCGACGCCCTGCACCTGAAAACTGATGTTCTTACATCACTCGGAGTGGCAGTCGGACTGATCCTGATCTGGATTACCCGTTGGACAATACTCGACCCGGTCGTTGCAATTATTGTGGCCCTCATGATAATCCGTGAATCCTACCGCCTTTTGAAAAATGCCTTTTCACCCTTGCTTGATGCATCACTTTCAGATGAAGAGAACAAAATCATCCGTGAAGAGATTACAAAAAGAAATATCGGTTTCCATGATCTCAGGACCAGAAAGTCGGGCCATTACCGTTTTGCCGAACTGCACCTTGAGATGCCTGAAAACATGAGCCTGAAAGAAGTCCATTCGATCTGCGATCAGATAGAATCGGAAATTGAGAACAAAATTGCCCATATAAACATCAATATTCATGTTGAACCAGTAAATGAACCGTAA
- a CDS encoding nitrilase family protein: MENLKIATAQFENKSGDKKYNLSVIDSLSKKAASQGARAVAFHECSVTGYTFARKLSREQMLGLAELIPDGESTKALQEIASKNNIAILAGLFEKDSDHQLYKTYICVNKTGLVAKFRKLHPFINPFLTPGNEYCVFDLEGWKCGILICYDNNIIENVRATALLGADIIFMPHVTMCTPSTRPGAGFVDPALWQNRENDPASLRIEFDGMKGRDWLMKWLPARAYDNGIYVVFSNPIGMDDDQLKNGCSMIIDPFGDILAECRTLGDDVISHVITPEKLTLSGGHRYLMARRPELYRDIIGMDHKAVQKVIWM; this comes from the coding sequence ATGGAAAATCTTAAAATTGCGACCGCTCAGTTTGAAAACAAAAGCGGTGATAAGAAATACAATCTTTCGGTAATTGACAGCCTTTCTAAAAAGGCCGCTTCACAAGGTGCCAGGGCTGTTGCATTTCATGAGTGTTCGGTAACCGGGTATACTTTTGCCCGCAAACTTTCACGTGAACAAATGCTGGGCCTTGCCGAACTTATCCCTGACGGGGAAAGCACAAAGGCCCTGCAGGAAATTGCATCGAAAAACAATATTGCCATTCTTGCGGGATTATTTGAGAAGGACAGCGATCATCAGTTATACAAAACCTATATCTGCGTGAATAAAACCGGACTGGTTGCTAAGTTCCGCAAGCTTCATCCTTTTATTAATCCCTTTCTTACGCCGGGTAATGAATATTGCGTTTTTGATCTTGAAGGCTGGAAATGCGGTATTCTCATATGCTACGACAACAATATCATTGAAAATGTAAGGGCTACCGCACTGCTGGGGGCCGATATCATTTTCATGCCCCACGTTACCATGTGCACCCCTTCAACACGTCCCGGTGCCGGTTTTGTGGATCCTGCCCTCTGGCAAAACAGGGAAAATGATCCTGCATCACTGCGAATCGAGTTTGACGGAATGAAAGGTCGCGACTGGCTGATGAAATGGCTTCCGGCAAGAGCTTATGATAATGGGATTTATGTTGTGTTTTCCAATCCCATTGGCATGGACGATGACCAGCTTAAAAATGGCTGTTCGATGATTATCGATCCGTTCGGAGATATCCTGGCAGAATGCAGAACCCTGGGAGACGATGTGATCTCTCATGTGATCACTCCCGAAAAATTGACGCTTTCAGGAGGTCATCGCTACCTTATGGCAAGGAGGCCTGAATTGTACCGCGACATAATAGGCATGGACCATAAGGCTGTTCAAAAAGTAATCTGGATGTAA
- a CDS encoding MFS transporter, producing MNSASSRKVLNIVVIVAALGYFVDIYDLIIFGIVKNPSLTDLGLTSSTDLFNTGNFILNMQMAGMLLGGIVWGVLGDKRGRLSILFLTILLYSMANIANGFVYHVNQYAWLRFFAGFGLSGEFGLGVTLVSEVMSKEKRGLGASIVSGIGILGAVLAFVVAERFNWRAAYFTGGGLGLLLLVMRIAVYESGMYEKAKSQSVSKGNFLALFTNIKRFRKFIFCALLALPTWYTVSILTINAPSFAAALHIQGTVKGSTSVMLHYTGAAIGSFLFGYISLVFRSRKKAIIVATCCIAVLTAVYFSLFNARPLAVYIVLLILGIPMGGLWAIFVTAAAEQFGTNIRATVTTTAPNFVRGATILMTLMLGSLSPVTGLWTAGVVTGILFIGIALVSVFFTEETYGKELDYLEPI from the coding sequence ATGAATTCCGCTTCTTCCCGCAAGGTGCTGAATATTGTTGTAATTGTCGCTGCACTTGGCTATTTCGTCGATATTTATGATTTAATCATTTTCGGAATAGTTAAGAATCCAAGCCTTACCGATTTAGGCCTGACAAGCAGCACAGATCTGTTCAACACCGGAAATTTCATCCTGAATATGCAGATGGCTGGTATGCTTCTCGGCGGAATAGTCTGGGGTGTACTGGGCGATAAACGGGGCCGGCTGTCGATTCTTTTCCTCACCATCCTGCTCTATTCAATGGCAAATATCGCCAACGGCTTTGTATACCACGTAAATCAATATGCATGGCTGAGATTTTTTGCGGGGTTCGGACTTTCAGGAGAATTCGGACTTGGCGTCACCCTTGTATCTGAGGTGATGTCAAAGGAAAAAAGAGGACTGGGAGCCAGTATAGTTTCAGGAATCGGAATCCTGGGGGCTGTGCTTGCTTTTGTGGTTGCCGAGCGATTCAACTGGAGGGCAGCCTATTTTACAGGAGGCGGACTCGGCCTTCTTCTGCTCGTGATGCGGATCGCCGTGTACGAGTCAGGTATGTATGAAAAGGCAAAATCACAATCAGTAAGTAAAGGTAATTTCCTTGCACTGTTCACCAATATTAAGCGTTTCCGGAAGTTTATTTTTTGCGCGCTATTAGCTCTTCCTACATGGTACACCGTGAGCATTCTTACGATAAACGCTCCTTCATTTGCAGCAGCGCTGCATATACAGGGAACAGTAAAGGGATCAACCTCTGTTATGCTTCACTACACAGGCGCAGCCATAGGCAGCTTCCTTTTCGGATATATTTCTCTTGTTTTCCGATCCCGAAAAAAAGCCATCATCGTGGCTACCTGTTGCATAGCGGTGCTGACAGCAGTCTATTTTTCACTTTTCAATGCAAGGCCGTTAGCTGTGTATATTGTCCTTCTTATATTGGGAATTCCCATGGGTGGCTTATGGGCGATATTTGTCACCGCAGCTGCCGAACAATTCGGAACGAACATACGGGCAACCGTAACCACCACGGCGCCAAACTTTGTAAGAGGCGCTACTATCCTGATGACCCTGATGCTGGGTTCACTTTCACCGGTGACCGGGTTATGGACTGCCGGTGTCGTCACCGGTATTCTTTTCATTGGTATTGCCCTGGTGTCGGTATTTTTCACCGAAGAAACCTATGGCAAGGAACTAGACTATCTTGAGCCAATCTGA
- a CDS encoding glyoxalase/bleomycin resistance/extradiol dioxygenase family protein — protein MPVKAPKPVPEGMNTVTVQLFYKGNCKEAIEFYKKAFNASVVGNIAHAPDGKIMHAMIKIGDTNLMMSDTFSDYTENGGQLTASLFMYVENCDAVYNQAVKAGCTVVHEMTDAFWGDRLGSIRDPFSHFWTIASYKWQLTPEEVAKGQEEWVRSMQS, from the coding sequence ATGCCAGTTAAAGCTCCAAAACCGGTTCCCGAAGGGATGAACACAGTTACTGTCCAACTTTTTTATAAAGGTAATTGCAAAGAAGCCATTGAATTTTATAAAAAAGCATTTAATGCTTCAGTTGTCGGAAATATTGCCCATGCACCTGACGGCAAAATTATGCACGCCATGATCAAAATCGGGGATACAAACCTGATGATGTCCGATACATTTTCAGACTATACAGAAAATGGCGGGCAGTTAACCGCATCGCTTTTTATGTATGTAGAAAACTGTGATGCCGTTTACAACCAGGCTGTGAAGGCGGGTTGCACTGTAGTTCATGAAATGACGGATGCCTTCTGGGGCGACCGGCTCGGGAGTATTCGCGATCCGTTCAGTCACTTCTGGACCATTGCCTCCTACAAATGGCAGCTCACCCCTGAAGAAGTGGCAAAGGGTCAGGAGGAGTGGGTGAGGTCGATGCAATCCTAA
- a CDS encoding substrate-binding domain-containing protein: MDRIKKTSNQRVTIKDIASMAGVSIGTVDRVLHHRGEVNQETHDRVMSFIQKLGYTPNLLAKSLALKKKFNIAVLIPDSGKNNPYWKNPMEGFSRASHELKDFNTTISVSHYDPGNEQSFIDKFASILSSSPDGLIMAPHFHDAALKPISVCKEKGIPLMFIDNNLDGQALAYFGQDAFQSGIVAAKLMHQALRGNAMVIVLNMASNKIITRHMQKREDGFRHYFTTLQSTGKIDILSVAIDLSLKKEPAHSLNRLFEEYPSISGIFVTNSRVYRVAPVSEKHQPVVLIGYDLVDDNIRYLEKGSISFLICQKPQEQAYKSAMAMFSYLLSKKPAEEINYSAIDIIVKENVQYYKNNN; the protein is encoded by the coding sequence ATGGACCGGATAAAGAAAACATCAAATCAACGGGTTACCATTAAGGATATTGCTTCAATGGCAGGTGTTTCAATTGGAACCGTTGACCGTGTTCTGCATCATCGCGGTGAAGTAAACCAGGAAACCCATGATCGGGTGATGTCATTCATTCAGAAATTGGGTTATACTCCCAACCTGTTGGCAAAATCGCTTGCTCTTAAAAAGAAATTCAATATTGCCGTTCTCATTCCCGATTCAGGCAAAAACAACCCTTACTGGAAAAATCCGATGGAAGGATTTTCAAGGGCATCCCACGAACTAAAGGACTTCAATACCACTATTTCTGTTTCACATTATGATCCGGGGAATGAACAGTCATTTATCGATAAATTTGCATCCATATTATCGTCATCGCCTGACGGCCTTATAATGGCACCCCATTTTCATGATGCGGCTTTAAAACCGATTTCGGTATGTAAAGAAAAGGGAATTCCCCTGATGTTCATTGACAATAACCTGGATGGGCAGGCACTTGCCTATTTCGGACAGGACGCATTTCAAAGCGGTATTGTGGCCGCAAAGCTCATGCATCAAGCTCTTCGTGGGAATGCAATGGTGATTGTCCTGAATATGGCCAGCAACAAGATCATCACCCGGCATATGCAGAAGCGTGAGGATGGTTTCAGGCATTATTTCACCACGCTTCAATCAACAGGGAAAATTGATATTCTGTCTGTTGCCATTGATCTATCACTTAAAAAGGAACCCGCACATTCCCTTAACCGCTTATTTGAGGAATACCCGTCTATTTCGGGAATTTTTGTTACCAATTCAAGGGTATACAGGGTTGCCCCTGTTTCGGAGAAGCATCAGCCTGTTGTTCTGATCGGCTATGACCTGGTGGATGACAACATTCGCTATCTTGAAAAAGGCAGCATAAGCTTCCTGATATGCCAGAAACCGCAGGAACAGGCATACAAATCGGCCATGGCCATGTTCAGTTATCTTCTCTCAAAAAAGCCGGCTGAAGAGATCAATTACAGCGCCATTGACATCATTGTGAAAGAGAATGTACAGTATTACAAAAACAATAATTGA
- a CDS encoding SDR family oxidoreductase — protein MRKIDFSGLKDKVCVITGGAGIIGRSVCEALAVSGIKTAIIDLNPESAGKLADELTSQTGTPCIAVAGNVLDKESLISARSEIISRLGKVDFLINGAGGNSPAATTKQEQIERPGKFDASETFFGLDLSGFDKVFALNFSGTLLPTMVFVPEMIERGEGVVINISSMNSFRPLTKIPAYSAAKASVNNFTQWLSVHLAKTGVRVNAIAPGFFLTNQNRFLLIDEKTGLATPRGMKIMANTPMGKYGEPGDLQGAVLFLLSEWSSFITGIVLPVDGGYSAYGGV, from the coding sequence ATGAGAAAAATCGACTTTTCGGGTTTGAAAGATAAGGTATGCGTAATAACCGGCGGGGCAGGGATTATTGGAAGATCGGTTTGTGAGGCACTTGCGGTTTCGGGTATAAAAACTGCAATAATTGATCTCAATCCGGAATCGGCAGGAAAACTTGCAGATGAGTTAACATCACAAACCGGCACACCATGCATAGCTGTTGCAGGCAATGTACTGGATAAAGAATCTTTGATTTCCGCACGCTCAGAAATCATCAGCCGGTTGGGCAAGGTCGATTTTCTCATCAACGGTGCCGGCGGAAACTCACCTGCAGCCACCACAAAGCAGGAGCAAATTGAGAGACCGGGGAAATTTGATGCATCTGAAACTTTCTTTGGCCTTGATTTGAGCGGATTTGACAAGGTATTTGCCCTCAATTTTTCAGGAACTTTGTTGCCAACAATGGTTTTCGTTCCTGAAATGATTGAGCGCGGAGAAGGTGTGGTGATCAATATTTCATCGATGAACTCGTTCAGACCTCTTACCAAAATTCCTGCCTATTCAGCCGCCAAAGCATCGGTTAACAATTTTACGCAATGGTTGTCTGTTCACCTTGCAAAAACCGGTGTCAGGGTGAATGCCATAGCACCTGGTTTTTTTCTTACAAACCAGAACCGGTTTTTATTGATCGATGAGAAAACAGGACTTGCCACACCAAGGGGGATGAAAATAATGGCCAACACACCCATGGGAAAATACGGCGAACCGGGCGATTTGCAGGGTGCCGTATTATTCCTGCTTTCAGAATGGTCTTCATTTATTACAGGCATTGTGTTACCGGTAGACGGAGGATACAGCGCCTATGGAGGAGTGTAA